Below is a window of Vibrio fortis DNA.
CGTTGCGTTTGAAAATACAGGTAATATTCGTGCTATTACGGCAGCTAAGTTACGTAGCGGCCAATTATCTGACCGTTCTGTTCCACCTCAATCCACATTAGTCGGTGAAACAGTTCAATCACCTAAGCATGGCACGTTAACGATTACAGCGGTAGAGTCTGGAAATATCGTAGTAATGGTAAATAAAGAAGGTGAAGAAGTTCGCATGCTCCTTCCTGCGGTGCAGAAAATGCGAGATCGCGAGGAAGAGGTTATTTCTGATAAAGAATCACCTAAAATGCCAACTTCATTGAGTGCACTCACTAAAAGAAATAAAAAGACGAAAGACGTTAATAGCCTGCTTAAAAAAATGCTTACCGATTACGGGAAATAAGCACAAGATTAATACTGAACTCCTATCGTATACCCAGATCACATTTTATATCTCACCTTATAATATTCTTCAAACTTATATAAAATCACCGCTTCACTCTTAAGTAGTATCGACGATTAAATCGTCTTTTTCTTTATTTTAATGAGACCTGCATCACAAGGTCATTTTGGTTTTGTGATGGTGATCTATTCTGTTTTTGGGTCTTTTCGATACTATCCTTATCAACAAATAAACGGAGACAATATAGTTTCCTGATTAAAACCCTACAGAGATTTATATTATGAAAAAGATTATGGTTGTGTGCGGAAATGGTCTTGGTACTTCTTTAATGATGGAAATGGCGGTTAAAGAAGTTGCAGGTAAAATTGGTTTAGAAGCAGAAGTTGACCATGAAGATTTATCTTCTGCTGCATCAAGCACAGCTGATATTTGGGTAGCAGCAACGGATGTAGCAAATCAATTATCTGAAGCGGGTAAAACAAACATTGTAAGCCTAGCAAATATCTTTGATAAGGCTTCAATTGAAGAGCAACTAAAAACTTTCATGTAAGGAAGTAAATAATGGCTAATTTCTTTGAGTTCATGCTTGGCTTATTAAAAGAGCCAGCAATCATGGTCGGATTAATTGCTTTTATTGGCTTGGTTGCTCAAAAAGCAGACGTTTCTACCATATTAAAAGGCACGATTAAAACTGTAATGGGTTTCCTAATTTTAGGTTTCGGTGCTGGCGCTCTTGTGGGTGCATTAAATAATTTCTCAGTCGTATTTACTGAAGCATTTGGTGTAAGTGGTGTTATTCCAAATAACGAAGCAATTGTTGCATTAGCACAAGAAGCTTTCGGTTATGAAATGGCTCTGATTATGTTCTTTGCTTTCGTTGTGAATATTCTACTGGCTCGTTTTACACCGCTTAAGTTTATTTTCTTAACTGGTCACCACACTATGTTCATGTCGATGCTAGTCGCAGTAATCCTGTCAACGGGTGGCATCCAAGGTACGTTACTGGTAGCGATGGGCTCAGTGATTGTCGGTTCTCTGATGGTGATCATGCCGGCTCTTGCTCAGAAATACACTGAAAAGGTGATGGGTACCGATCAGCTCGCTATGGGTCACTTTTCGACTTTCTCTTACCTAGTGTCTGGTTACATTGGTAGTAAGTTTGGTGATACATCAAAGTCGACGGAAGACATCAACGTGCCTAAAAGCCTGATGTTCCTTCGTGATACACCAGTAGCTGTTGCAACAACGATGGCGATCTTCTTCATGTTCGCATCAATTTTTGCAGGTCCAACATTCGTTGAAACCGTATCTGGTGGTCAAAACTGGATTGTATTTACCTTCATGCAGTCCCTTGTGTTTGCCGGTGGTGTGTACATTGTTCTGCAAGGTGTAAAGATGCTGATTGCTGAGATTGTTCCAGCATTCAAAGGTATCTCTGACAAACTGGTTCCGGGTGCTCGTCCTGCGCTTGACTGCCCGATGGTATTCCCAGTGGCACCTAATGCGGTATTGATTGGCTTCTTGTCTTCATTCGCAGCGGGTCTGATTGCAATGGCTATCCAAGGCATGTTCGATTGGACAATCATTGTGGCTGGCGTGGTTCCTCACTTCTTCGTAGGTGGTGCAGCGGGTGTTTATGGTAACGCGACGGGTGGTCTACGTGGCGCGGTGCTAGGTGCCTTTACTCAGGGTCTATGTATTTCATTCCTACCAATGCTACTGCTTCCAGTGTTAGGTGGTATGGGACTTGAAGCTACAACGTTTGCTGATTTTGACTTCGGTGTTGTTGGTCTGATTCTAGGTTGGATTGTGTCATGAGTATTCTAAAACTAACGGGCGATAACATTGTTATCTCAACGGAACAAAACTTGTCGGTTGACGCTGCGCTAGAGGTTACCTGTTCAAAATTGATTGAGAACGGCAAGGTGGAGAAATCTTACCTAGAAGCGATTCAACAGAAACACAAAGACATCGGTGCTTACTATGTGCTGGCGCCAAAGATTGCGATGCCACACGCGCGTCCTGAAGATGGTGTCAATGAAGCTTGTCTACAGGTCACCGTATTTAAGAACGGTGTTGACCTTGAGTCGGAAGACAATGGTGAAGTGTACTTCTCTATTACTCTAGCGGCGATGGACTCAGACAGCCATATTCAAACAATCATGGCGCTCTCTGAGCTGTTCCAAAACGATGATGATATTGATGCCATCATCGCTGCGAACACCAACAAAGAGATTGCGGACATCTTAGGAAAATACTGATTGTTGACTCCTGCCCCCACTTATCAAAAGGCCCTCATAACGAGGGCCTTTCTTTATTATTTCTATCAACTTCGCGACTGTTCGAGCCATTTAGGCGCTTTTGCCCTTAGATAGCTTTAGTTGTTGAATCACTAAACCAGTAATGATCAGTACCAAACCGAATAAAGTGGATGGATGAATTTTTTCGCCGATAATTGTGGCAAGCAGCATCAATGAGATAAACGGTGAGGCAAAAATCAGGTTACTGATGCGCGCTGTGTTGTTGGTGGACTTAAGTGCTGAAAGCCATAATACAAAGGTTATCCCCATCTCGAACAAGCCAACATAGGTTACTGCCATCCAGCCTTTGGTGGTTATTTGAGTAAAACTTTCGCCTTCATAGATGGTTAGGCCAATCGCAAATGGTAGCGCCACCAAGAAACCAAGCAGTACACCCACCACAGGGTCGGCTTTGTTTTTGGTGTTTAAGATCCAGTAACCTGCCCAAAGAAGTGTCGATAGCAGTGCTAAACCAACGCCGAGTGGGCTATCAAACTGCATCCCTAACACGTCGCCCTTGGTCGCGATCACAACCACACCTAAGTAGCTGAAGGTACAAGCTACCCAGTCCTGTTTACGAATCTTCTGCCCTAAAAACACAGCCGCCATTAGAGTTAAGGTGATCGCCCAGCTGTAGTTGATCGCCTGAGCTTGAGAGGCTGGGAGTAGGTCGTAGGCTTTGAAGAGAATCAGGTAATAAGCCAGTGGGTTGACGAGGCCGAGCAGCAAGTAGTACCAAGGGTTAGCAAAAAAAGTCGTGGAGAGTTGAGAAAGCTTGCCTTGGAAGTAACAGATAACAATCAGAGCAATCGAAGAGACAACGCTGGCAATGGTCAGCATTTGAATCGGTGAAAACTCAGCTAAGGTTAGCTTAAAGGCCGTGGCTACCGTTGACCAGAGTAGTACCGCGGAAAGGCCAAAGCCGAGGGCGCGACGTTCGTTCATAAAAGCTCATCAAGTTGAATAGGATAGAATACGGACGCCTAGTCTATCTGTCGAAATTTAATACGGCAAACTGGACATTTATCCAGTATCAAAATACCATTTAATGAGTTATTTCCAATTAGGCTAAGTTACTACCATGCAATGGATTATCGAGCACCAGACGACCCTTATCGCAGCCGCTTCAACCGCGGTGATCAGCGGGAGCCTCGTCGGTTGGTGGATTAAACAGAAACTCTCATTTCAACAGCAGCTATTAGAGCAGCAGTTGGAGTCTGATCGTCAGTTGCATGAGTCGCAAACCACGCAGCTCAAAGCCTCATTGGCAGAGGCGCAGCAAGAGCTCGATGAGCTTGATGATGAGCGTGATAAAGCCGCCTTCGAGCTTAAACAAGCTCACGGTAAGGTCATGGCCGCGATGGAGAAGCTGCGCTATTTCGAAGCGGTTAAACAAGAGCGTCAACAATACTTTGATGAGATTAATATCCTTAAAGATCAGAAATCTGAGCTTGAAGCTGAGTTGCGTGAGCAAGAAGCTCGTCACGATCAAGAGAACCTCGCCAACCATGAAAAACTGCAACTATTGGAGCAAGCGGAAACCCGTTTAAAGCAGCAGTTTGAACATCTGGCTAACCAACTCTTTGAAGCCAAAACCGCTAAGGTCGATCAGCAGAACAAGCAGAGCCTTGAAGGATTGCTTTCCCCACTCAAAGAGCAGCTAGAGGGCTTTAAGAAGCAGGTCAGTGACAGCTTTAGCCAAGAAGCCAAAGAGCGTCACACCTTGGTTCATGAGCTCAAGAACCTGCAGCGATTAAACGAAAGCATGACGCGAGAAGCGGTTAACCTGACTCAAGCGCTTAAAGGCGACAATAAACAACAAGGTAACTGGGGCGAAGTGGTACTGGCTCGGGTATTGGCGGAATCTGGTTTGCGAGAAGGGCATGAGTATCAAA
It encodes the following:
- a CDS encoding PTS sugar transporter subunit IIB — protein: MKKIMVVCGNGLGTSLMMEMAVKEVAGKIGLEAEVDHEDLSSAASSTADIWVAATDVANQLSEAGKTNIVSLANIFDKASIEEQLKTFM
- a CDS encoding PTS ascorbate transporter subunit IIC; this translates as MANFFEFMLGLLKEPAIMVGLIAFIGLVAQKADVSTILKGTIKTVMGFLILGFGAGALVGALNNFSVVFTEAFGVSGVIPNNEAIVALAQEAFGYEMALIMFFAFVVNILLARFTPLKFIFLTGHHTMFMSMLVAVILSTGGIQGTLLVAMGSVIVGSLMVIMPALAQKYTEKVMGTDQLAMGHFSTFSYLVSGYIGSKFGDTSKSTEDINVPKSLMFLRDTPVAVATTMAIFFMFASIFAGPTFVETVSGGQNWIVFTFMQSLVFAGGVYIVLQGVKMLIAEIVPAFKGISDKLVPGARPALDCPMVFPVAPNAVLIGFLSSFAAGLIAMAIQGMFDWTIIVAGVVPHFFVGGAAGVYGNATGGLRGAVLGAFTQGLCISFLPMLLLPVLGGMGLEATTFADFDFGVVGLILGWIVS
- a CDS encoding PTS sugar transporter subunit IIA; the protein is MSILKLTGDNIVISTEQNLSVDAALEVTCSKLIENGKVEKSYLEAIQQKHKDIGAYYVLAPKIAMPHARPEDGVNEACLQVTVFKNGVDLESEDNGEVYFSITLAAMDSDSHIQTIMALSELFQNDDDIDAIIAANTNKEIADILGKY
- a CDS encoding DMT family transporter translates to MNERRALGFGLSAVLLWSTVATAFKLTLAEFSPIQMLTIASVVSSIALIVICYFQGKLSQLSTTFFANPWYYLLLGLVNPLAYYLILFKAYDLLPASQAQAINYSWAITLTLMAAVFLGQKIRKQDWVACTFSYLGVVVIATKGDVLGMQFDSPLGVGLALLSTLLWAGYWILNTKNKADPVVGVLLGFLVALPFAIGLTIYEGESFTQITTKGWMAVTYVGLFEMGITFVLWLSALKSTNNTARISNLIFASPFISLMLLATIIGEKIHPSTLFGLVLIITGLVIQQLKLSKGKSA
- the rmuC gene encoding DNA recombination protein RmuC; its protein translation is MQWIIEHQTTLIAAASTAVISGSLVGWWIKQKLSFQQQLLEQQLESDRQLHESQTTQLKASLAEAQQELDELDDERDKAAFELKQAHGKVMAAMEKLRYFEAVKQERQQYFDEINILKDQKSELEAELREQEARHDQENLANHEKLQLLEQAETRLKQQFEHLANQLFEAKTAKVDQQNKQSLEGLLSPLKEQLEGFKKQVSDSFSQEAKERHTLVHELKNLQRLNESMTREAVNLTQALKGDNKQQGNWGEVVLARVLAESGLREGHEYQTQVNLQNEAGKRYQPDVIVHLPQDKQVVVDSKMALVAYERYFNAENDAERDVALRDHLLSLRAHIKGLSQKDYHQLKGIQSLDYVLMFIPVEPAFQVAIQADPSLVKDAMEQNIILVSPTTLLVALRTIDNLWRNERQNQNAQIIAERASKLYDKLRLFVDDMEGLGGALDKANQSYQGAMNKLATGRGNVIRQAESFKQLGVEVKKPIAVSLTELAQNEAFSENASLVERQPAEDKVN